Below is a window of Geomonas oryzisoli DNA.
GCGCACCTTTTCCCCCTGGCGCACCGGCTCTTCGCTGCGCGCGTTCCAGTATTCGCCGCGCAGCAGCACCCTCCCCTCCGGCGCCAGGTCGGTATCCGCCACCCCGACCTCACCGAGCATCCCCTCCACCCCGGTGATCGGTTTCTCCCGGTGCGCCTGGATCACCTTGACGACCACCACCGTGAAGAAGAGCGCCGTCACCCCGACCGCCCCTGCCAGCACCTCCCAGGAGAGGCGCAGGTACGGCTCCGGCGACGGGAACAGGATCAGCGATCCCAGCACCATGGCGACCACGCCCCCGACCGCGAGCATCCCGTAGGAAACCACCTTGATCTCGGCGATGAACAGGATGATGCCCAAAAGGATCAAGGCGATCCCCGCGTAGTTCACCGGCAGGGTCTGCAGGGCGAACAACGACAGGAGCAGCGAGATGCCGCCGATCACCCCGGGCAGGATCACCCCCGGGTTGGAAAGCTCGAAGAAGAGCCCCGCGATCCCCAGGAGCATCAGCATGTAGGCCACGTCCGGGTTGCTGATCGCGTCGAGGATCCGGTCGCGGGTCCCCATTTCGTGAGTCACCACCCGTGCCCCGGCCAGGTGCAGCACGACCTCTTTCCCCCCCCGCTGCAGCTTGCGCCCTTCCAGGCTTGCGAGAAGGTCCTCCCGGGTCGGCGCCACCAGGTCGATCACCCGCTGCGCGAGCGCTGCCTCGGCGGAAAGGGAGATGCTCTGGCGCACCATCCTGCGGGCCAGTTCCACGTTGCGTCCCCGTTTGGCGGCGATCCCCTCGACGTAGGCCTCGGCGTCGTTCACCAGCTTCGCTTCCATGACCGGGTCGGGCTTGCCCCCCAGACCCACCGGATGAGCCGCACCGATGTTGGTGCCGGGGGCCATGGCGAGAATGTCCGCCGCCAGGCCGATGACCGCCCCGGCCGAGGCCGCCCGCGCACCGGAAGGGGCGACGTAGACCGCCACCGGGACCGGTGCGCTGAAGATGGCCTGGACCGCCTCGCGCATGGCCGTGTCCAACCCGCCCGGCGTATCCAGTTCCACCAGCAGGAGCCGGTCGCCCCGTTTCCCGGCCGCCGCCAGGTTCTCCTTGAGAAAGGC
It encodes the following:
- a CDS encoding NfeD family protein produces the protein MKRLFWVLLMLVLPLCLTAQEPQVGLISLRGPINPITAAFLKENLAAAGKRGDRLLLVELDTPGGLDTAMREAVQAIFSAPVPVAVYVAPSGARAASAGAVIGLAADILAMAPGTNIGAAHPVGLGGKPDPVMEAKLVNDAEAYVEGIAAKRGRNVELARRMVRQSISLSAEAALAQRVIDLVAPTREDLLASLEGRKLQRGGKEVVLHLAGARVVTHEMGTRDRILDAISNPDVAYMLMLLGIAGLFFELSNPGVILPGVIGGISLLLSLFALQTLPVNYAGIALILLGIILFIAEIKVVSYGMLAVGGVVAMVLGSLILFPSPEPYLRLSWEVLAGAVGVTALFFTVVVVKVIQAHREKPITGVEGMLGEVGVADTDLAPEGRVLLRGEYWNARSEEPVRQGEKVRVVAVTGLHLTVRSSADEDDVRSGS